The following are encoded in a window of Candidatus Sericytochromatia bacterium genomic DNA:
- a CDS encoding DUF192 domain-containing protein: MRLIYLSLLCLSACQLSASGPGPAPSGLQPVTNPSGSGLPTGLPQASVPMMASPVGAAAPSRAPAPSASCEPTRSRAYVELAGRRIPVDVAWDQASRTKGLSGRPCLARGTGLVLGFDTPSRTGIWMPDMNFAIDVLFVRDGRVIDLYEAAQPCVPDEPCPVFGPGVPVDYVLEVPAGSAQEWGVAKGAAIQLVR; encoded by the coding sequence GTGCGCCTGATCTACCTGTCCCTGCTTTGCCTGTCCGCGTGTCAACTCTCGGCCTCGGGCCCAGGTCCCGCTCCTTCTGGCCTGCAACCAGTCACGAACCCGTCGGGCTCGGGACTACCCACCGGTCTGCCCCAAGCCTCGGTCCCGATGATGGCCTCACCGGTGGGAGCGGCTGCGCCGTCCAGGGCCCCCGCCCCCTCGGCCTCGTGCGAACCCACGCGCTCGCGCGCCTACGTGGAACTGGCGGGCCGCCGGATACCAGTCGACGTGGCCTGGGATCAAGCCAGTCGCACCAAAGGCCTGAGCGGGCGCCCTTGCCTGGCACGCGGGACCGGTCTGGTGCTGGGATTCGACACGCCCTCCCGGACCGGCATCTGGATGCCGGACATGAACTTTGCGATCGACGTCCTGTTTGTTCGAGACGGCCGGGTCATCGACCTTTATGAGGCCGCGCAGCCCTGTGTGCCTGATGAACCGTGCCCCGTGTTTGGGCCGGGCGTTCCGGTCGATTACGTGCTTGAGGTGCCGGCCGGGAGTGCGCAGGAATGGGGCGTGGCCAAGGGAGCCGCCATCCAGCTGGTTCGCTGA
- a CDS encoding enoyl-CoA hydratase/isomerase family protein, giving the protein MNVTLAQEGAIAHLTLARPDKLNAMTHAMGDELSAAVQRIAQTPGVRCVLLSAEGRAFSAGGDLAFLEANLSRSESENQADMRAFYDKFLSIRDLPVPTVALMQGRATGAGLCLALACDMRLAATDAALSFNFVRLGLTPGMGGTWLLPQLVGLPTALDLALTGRTIEAGEALQLGLVQRVVPSDALASAGQALAREIASGAPQAIRQTKALLRRAAGTSLAEALDAEAAAQAIAFQGSELREGLAALRARRAPAYD; this is encoded by the coding sequence ATGAACGTCACGCTGGCACAGGAAGGGGCGATCGCCCACCTGACCCTGGCCCGCCCGGACAAGCTCAACGCGATGACCCACGCGATGGGCGATGAACTGTCCGCGGCCGTGCAGCGTATCGCGCAGACTCCAGGCGTTCGTTGCGTGCTGCTGTCTGCCGAGGGGCGCGCGTTTTCTGCAGGCGGAGACCTCGCCTTCCTGGAAGCCAACTTGAGCCGCAGCGAAAGCGAAAACCAGGCGGACATGCGGGCCTTCTACGACAAGTTTCTGTCCATCCGCGACCTGCCCGTTCCCACGGTGGCGCTGATGCAAGGCCGGGCAACAGGCGCGGGGCTTTGCCTGGCGCTGGCTTGCGACATGCGCCTCGCCGCCACGGATGCGGCCCTCTCGTTCAATTTTGTGCGTTTGGGGCTTACCCCTGGCATGGGGGGAACCTGGTTGTTGCCGCAGCTCGTCGGCCTCCCCACGGCTCTGGACCTGGCCCTGACGGGTCGCACGATCGAGGCGGGAGAAGCCCTTCAGCTCGGTCTGGTGCAGCGCGTGGTGCCATCCGACGCGCTGGCCTCGGCGGGTCAGGCCCTTGCCCGCGAGATCGCATCCGGGGCCCCGCAGGCGATCCGGCAGACCAAGGCGCTGCTGCGCCGCGCAGCCGGCACGAGCCTCGCCGAGGCCCTGGATGCGGAGGCTGCGGCGCAGGCCATCGCCTTTCAAGGCTCCGAATTGCGCGAGGGCTTGGCCGCCCTGCGCGCCCGCCGTGCTCCCGCTTACGACTGA
- a CDS encoding PD-(D/E)XK nuclease family protein: protein MHPPRSYSPSLLGVYQRCPRRYYHQYVVRVPRRTHDSQVVGINLHGALEVFYRQGGFRTGSPATAIAQLESAWADTDFSSPEASAAARRDAVTMLAAYLDAEAAAPPGETLMVEQRLKATVEGIPLRGIVDRVDRQANGELVLVDYKSGHSDAQGLPPGTLLQLAVYRQLIARSALGQPPDRVVLASLRGGNRDIMLSAQAWDEALQQALDLARQLAADDDFVARPAASCVFCDYQHRCVPWLQTTAAELPGAEGPVVTAEAPSQS from the coding sequence ATGCACCCCCCGCGGAGCTACAGCCCGTCTCTGCTGGGCGTCTATCAGCGCTGTCCCAGACGCTATTACCATCAATATGTGGTGCGGGTCCCGCGCCGGACCCACGACTCCCAGGTGGTGGGGATCAACCTGCATGGGGCCCTGGAGGTCTTCTATCGGCAGGGCGGTTTTCGCACCGGCAGCCCGGCCACGGCCATCGCACAGCTGGAATCTGCCTGGGCCGACACGGATTTCAGCTCTCCCGAGGCGTCGGCTGCCGCGCGTCGGGATGCCGTCACGATGCTCGCGGCTTACCTCGATGCTGAGGCGGCCGCTCCGCCTGGCGAGACCCTGATGGTGGAGCAACGCCTCAAAGCCACCGTGGAGGGGATACCGCTGCGCGGGATCGTGGATCGCGTCGATCGCCAGGCGAATGGGGAGTTGGTGCTGGTGGACTACAAGTCCGGCCACTCCGACGCGCAAGGGTTGCCGCCTGGGACCCTGCTTCAACTGGCGGTCTATCGCCAGCTGATCGCGCGCAGCGCGCTGGGCCAACCCCCGGACCGGGTGGTGTTAGCCTCGCTCAGAGGGGGGAATCGCGACATTATGCTGTCCGCGCAGGCCTGGGACGAGGCGCTGCAGCAAGCCCTCGACCTGGCCAGGCAACTGGCGGCAGACGATGATTTCGTGGCTCGTCCGGCTGCCAGCTGCGTGTTCTGTGACTACCAGCATCGGTGTGTGCCATGGTTGCAAACCACTGCCGCTGAGTTGCCTGGCGCGGAGGGGCCGGTCGTGACCGCCGAAGCGCCGTCTCAGTCGTAA